The Tachyglossus aculeatus isolate mTacAcu1 chromosome 7, mTacAcu1.pri, whole genome shotgun sequence genome includes a region encoding these proteins:
- the LOC119930812 gene encoding maestro heat-like repeat-containing protein family member 6 isoform X1, translating into MADASGAEDDPDSMSPEIELVVGAPQVRSEPGSSEEADPPAPSVDQPEEPAQPTPTILDDSQTFSPELSSEEKAALDFIETFLKSENQDETSKLGFLKSVSLLCQEEGVIQGHLESFCSKEVLVQTLQALILQEMDNFLPSPVLPQTLLCIADLSQVKPGLNPLQKQSLIQVSIGSLLSLPCIILLCPEPMGPSALYIQTVNALSTLLNALLEENSKLNMLVVQDIVEVTLPWLTSDKVHERARAVGTLAQMLKFVDHYPVLKHMDLFSMAGKLTGSLSLCCIDLSQEICLWSSQALSYFFSIITRQRYKSLKTKRIDHWRVMRDCEFQKNLHSDWFSNTEDVVLLFQKFLSPEERADMILVVTESMTDASRHNSWVADMILHVVLKPPLPRIGKVPELVRAINAHLQNISFPWIQKDMQKIFHLLTQRHPEGVIWTLMEYQDLDEQELWRILASNAKTNQEVLSVLKKKLWTAQAHEKGEGDSGEPLQLTTIQATGALSKLLLQVGCRREVPAFYPTLLVALISQLSFLVASENSEKSQEQQGEPASLELMSCTLQVLKTLIRCVGNGDQVTYVQLHGGWNLLSSRQSHLKGISLLGRSMVEKNPRYNPSLFRLLFQILQEGSHESLVPTMTFFTELLQSSDLAALVDESIIGLIESWMEARDPAIHQLTLRAMANLGLHQNTEGYLLELQPVVLSCCYSNPETTTREALAVLRHIIRVADPRGRALRTLEIAVALHPFFDGESEDLRLTAIETFGALMERLRGLYLEPRLRRQVLSSLVPLVLHLEDENVCVAQFVAPSHLCGNPSPALSVLQECRLALLHIADVLFWAKLRRVLTQVSAQGAVWRVSESLLEEGKRTARLFLSQTLGFFTHSQASIRRVAVWFVGLTIRHLDVQDEGELERVFVALRRLQGDPDLAVSCLASQTLLILEAREKQPPCCRGLAGGFSLRRPS; encoded by the exons ATGGCAGATGCCTCCGGGGCAGAAGATGACCCGGACTCCATGTCCCCGGAGAT AGAGCTGGTAGTGGGGGCTCCCCAGGTGAGGTCAGAGCCCGGGTCCTCTGAGGAGGCCGACCCACCAGCCCCCAGCGTAGATCAGCCAGAGGAACCAGCCCAGCCGACTCCCACCATCTTGGATGACTCTCAGACCTTCAGCCCTG AGTTATCCTCAGAAGAGAAGGCAGCGTTGGACTTCATCGAGACCTTTCTCAAGTCTGAGAATCAG GATGAAACCAGCAAACTCGGTTTCCTGAAGTCAGTCAGCCTCTTGTGCCAGGAAGAGGGAGTCATCCAGGGCCATCTCGAGAGCTTCTGCAGTAAAGAGGTTCTGGTCCAGACACTTCAG GCTCTGATCCTGCAAGAGATGGATAACTTTCTGCCCAGCCCGGTGCTACCACAAACTTTGCTTTGCATTGCTGATCTCAG TCAGGTGAAGCCTGGCCTGAACCCCCTCCAGAAACAGAGCCTGATCCAAGTGAGCATTGGCAGTCTGCTTTCTCTGCCCTGCATCATTCTGCTGTGCCCCGAACCCATGggccccagtgctctgtacatacag ACTGTGAATGCTCTGAGTACACTGCTGAATGCTCTGTTGGAGGAGAATTCGAAACTGAACATGCTCGTGGTGCAGGACATTGTGGAG GTCACCCTGCCCTGGTTGACCTCTGATAAGGTCCATGAGCGAGCCCGAGCTGTGGGCACCCTCGCCCAAATGCTGAAATTTGTCGACCATTACCCTGTGCTGAAG CACATGGACTTGTTCAGCATGGCCGGGAAGCTGACGGGCTCCCTCAGTCTTTGCTGCATAGACCTGAGCCAGGAGATCTGCTTGTggtcttcccaagcactgagttatTTCTTCAGCATCATCACCAGGCAGCGGT ATAAGTCTCTGAAGACCAAGCGGATAGACCACTGGAGAGTCAtgagagactgtgagttccagaaGAACCTCCACTCCGATTGGTTCTCCAACACAGAAGATGTTGTCCTG CTCTTTCAGAAATTCCTGAgcccagaggagagggcagatatgATTCTTGTAGTCACAGAAAGCATGACAGACGCCAGCCGACACAACAGCTGGGTGGCCGACATGATCCTGCATGTGGTGCTGAAGCCACCGCTACCCAGAATCGGGAAG GTGCCAGAGTTGGTCCGAGCCATTAATGCTCACCTGCAGAATATCAGCTTTCCCTGGATCCAGAAGGATATGCAGAAGATTTTTCATTTGCTGACTCAGAGGCACCCAGAAGGAGTTATCTGGACCCTAATGGAATACCAGGACTTGGATGAACA GGAGCTATGGAGGATCCTGGCATCAAATGCAAAGACAAACCAGGAGGTCCTGAGTGTTCTGAAGAAGAAACTGTGGACAGCCCAGGCCcatgagaagggagaaggggactcTGGAGAGCCGCTCCAGCTGACCACCATACAG gctaCTGGAGCCCTGTCCAAGCTGTTGCTGCAGGTTGGCTGCCGCCGGGAGGTGCCTGCCTTCTACCCAACCCTGCTGGTGGCCCTCATCTCCCAGCTGTCCTTCCTGGTGGCCAGCGAGAACAGTGAGAAGTCCCAGGAGCAGCAGGGAGAGCCTGCCAGCCTGGAGctcatgag CTGCACCCTGCAGGTCCTGAAGACTTTGATTCGTTGTGTCGGCAATGGCGACCAGGTGACCTACGTCCAGCTGCATGGGGGCTGGAACCTGCTATCCAGCCGCCAGAGCCACTTGAAAGGCATCTCACTCCTGGGCAG GTCCATGGTGGAGAAGAATCCCCGATACAATCCATCCCTCTTCAGGCTCCTCTTCCAGATCCTGCAGGAGGGGAGTCACGAGAGCCTGGTCCCCACCATGACCTTCTTCACTGAG CTTCTTCAGAGTTCGGACTTGGCGGCCTTGGTGGACGAGTCCATCATCGGCTTGATCGAGAGCTGGATGGAGGCCAGAGACCCTGCCATCCACCAGCTGACGCTGCGGGCCATGGCGAATCTGGGCCTGCACCAAAATACG GAGGGCTACCTCCTGGAGCTGCAGCCTGTGGTGTTGAGCTGCTGCTACTCCAACCCGGAGACCACCACACGGGAAGCCTTGGCAGTGCTCAGACACATCATCCGCGTGGCCGACCCTCGCGGCCGGGCCCTGCGCACTCTGGAGATCGCCGTCGCCCTGCACCCCTTCTTCGACGGT gaatcagaggatctgcgcCTAACAGCCATTGAGACCTTTGGGGCTCTCATGGAACGGCTGAGGGGTCTCTATTTGGAGCCACGACTGCGACGGCAGGTCCTCAGCAGCCTGGTGCCCCTGGTTCTCCACCTGGAGGATGAGAATGTGTGTGTGGCTCAG TTTGTGGCCCCATCCCATCTGTGTGGGAACccctcccctgctctttctgtCCTCCAGGAGTGTAGGCTGGCCCTCCTCCACATCGCAGATGTGCTGTTTTGGGCGAAGCTCAGGCGGGTGCTGACCCAGGTGTCGGCCCAGGGAGCCGTGTGGAGAGTCAGTGAGTCCCTG ctggaggaggggaagaggacggCCCGCCTGTTCCTGAGCCAGACTCTCGGCTTCTTCACCCACTCCCAGGCCTCGATCCGCCGGGTGGCCGTGTGGTTTGTTG GTCTCACGATCCGGCACTTGGACGTCCAGGATGAAGGGGAGCTAGAGCGCGTCTTCGTGG CTCTGCGACGGCTGCAGGGAGACCCCGATCTAGCAGTCAGCTGCCTCGCCTCCCAGACCCTCCTCATCCTGGAGGCCCGAGAGAAACAGCCACCCTGCTGCAGGGGACTGGCCGGCGGCTTCTCCCTTAGGAGACCTTCATGA
- the LOC119930812 gene encoding maestro heat-like repeat-containing protein family member 7 isoform X3: protein MADASGAEDDPDSMSPEIELVVGAPQVRSEPGSSEEADPPAPSVDQPEEPAQPTPTILDDSQTFSPELSSEEKAALDFIETFLKSENQDETSKLGFLKSVSLLCQEEGVIQGHLESFCSKEVLVQTLQALILQEMDNFLPSPVLPQTLLCIADLSQVKPGLNPLQKQSLIQVSIGSLLSLPCIILLCPEPMGPSALYIQTVNALSTLLNALLEENSKLNMLVVQDIVEVTLPWLTSDKVHERARAVGTLAQMLKFVDHYPVLKHMDLFSMAGKLTGSLSLCCIDLSQEICLWSSQALSYFFSIITRQRYKSLKTKRIDHWRVMRDCEFQKNLHSDWFSNTEDVVLLFQKFLSPEERADMILVVTESMTDASRHNSWVADMILHVVLKPPLPRIGKVPELVRAINAHLQNISFPWIQKDMQKIFHLLTQRHPEGVIWTLMEYQDLDEQELWRILASNAKTNQEVLSVLKKKLWTAQAHEKGEGDSGEPLQLTTIQATGALSKLLLQVGCRREVPAFYPTLLVALISQLSFLVASENSEKSQEQQGEPASLELMSCTLQVLKTLIRCVGNGDQVTYVQLHGGWNLLSSRQSHLKGISLLGRSMVEKNPRYNPSLFRLLFQILQEGSHESLVPTMTFFTELLQSSDLAALVDESIIGLIESWMEARDPAIHQLTLRAMANLGLHQNTEGYLLELQPVVLSCCYSNPETTTREALAVLRHIIRVADPRGRALRTLEIAVALHPFFDGESEDLRLTAIETFGALMERLRGLYLEPRLRRQVLSSLVPLVLHLEDENVCVAQECRLALLHIADVLFWAKLRRVLTQVSAQGAVWRVSESLLEEGKRTARLFLSQTLGFFTHSQASIRRVAVWFVGLTIRHLDVQDEGELERVFVALRRLQGDPDLAVSCLASQTLLILEAREKQPPCCRGLAGGFSLRRPS, encoded by the exons ATGGCAGATGCCTCCGGGGCAGAAGATGACCCGGACTCCATGTCCCCGGAGAT AGAGCTGGTAGTGGGGGCTCCCCAGGTGAGGTCAGAGCCCGGGTCCTCTGAGGAGGCCGACCCACCAGCCCCCAGCGTAGATCAGCCAGAGGAACCAGCCCAGCCGACTCCCACCATCTTGGATGACTCTCAGACCTTCAGCCCTG AGTTATCCTCAGAAGAGAAGGCAGCGTTGGACTTCATCGAGACCTTTCTCAAGTCTGAGAATCAG GATGAAACCAGCAAACTCGGTTTCCTGAAGTCAGTCAGCCTCTTGTGCCAGGAAGAGGGAGTCATCCAGGGCCATCTCGAGAGCTTCTGCAGTAAAGAGGTTCTGGTCCAGACACTTCAG GCTCTGATCCTGCAAGAGATGGATAACTTTCTGCCCAGCCCGGTGCTACCACAAACTTTGCTTTGCATTGCTGATCTCAG TCAGGTGAAGCCTGGCCTGAACCCCCTCCAGAAACAGAGCCTGATCCAAGTGAGCATTGGCAGTCTGCTTTCTCTGCCCTGCATCATTCTGCTGTGCCCCGAACCCATGggccccagtgctctgtacatacag ACTGTGAATGCTCTGAGTACACTGCTGAATGCTCTGTTGGAGGAGAATTCGAAACTGAACATGCTCGTGGTGCAGGACATTGTGGAG GTCACCCTGCCCTGGTTGACCTCTGATAAGGTCCATGAGCGAGCCCGAGCTGTGGGCACCCTCGCCCAAATGCTGAAATTTGTCGACCATTACCCTGTGCTGAAG CACATGGACTTGTTCAGCATGGCCGGGAAGCTGACGGGCTCCCTCAGTCTTTGCTGCATAGACCTGAGCCAGGAGATCTGCTTGTggtcttcccaagcactgagttatTTCTTCAGCATCATCACCAGGCAGCGGT ATAAGTCTCTGAAGACCAAGCGGATAGACCACTGGAGAGTCAtgagagactgtgagttccagaaGAACCTCCACTCCGATTGGTTCTCCAACACAGAAGATGTTGTCCTG CTCTTTCAGAAATTCCTGAgcccagaggagagggcagatatgATTCTTGTAGTCACAGAAAGCATGACAGACGCCAGCCGACACAACAGCTGGGTGGCCGACATGATCCTGCATGTGGTGCTGAAGCCACCGCTACCCAGAATCGGGAAG GTGCCAGAGTTGGTCCGAGCCATTAATGCTCACCTGCAGAATATCAGCTTTCCCTGGATCCAGAAGGATATGCAGAAGATTTTTCATTTGCTGACTCAGAGGCACCCAGAAGGAGTTATCTGGACCCTAATGGAATACCAGGACTTGGATGAACA GGAGCTATGGAGGATCCTGGCATCAAATGCAAAGACAAACCAGGAGGTCCTGAGTGTTCTGAAGAAGAAACTGTGGACAGCCCAGGCCcatgagaagggagaaggggactcTGGAGAGCCGCTCCAGCTGACCACCATACAG gctaCTGGAGCCCTGTCCAAGCTGTTGCTGCAGGTTGGCTGCCGCCGGGAGGTGCCTGCCTTCTACCCAACCCTGCTGGTGGCCCTCATCTCCCAGCTGTCCTTCCTGGTGGCCAGCGAGAACAGTGAGAAGTCCCAGGAGCAGCAGGGAGAGCCTGCCAGCCTGGAGctcatgag CTGCACCCTGCAGGTCCTGAAGACTTTGATTCGTTGTGTCGGCAATGGCGACCAGGTGACCTACGTCCAGCTGCATGGGGGCTGGAACCTGCTATCCAGCCGCCAGAGCCACTTGAAAGGCATCTCACTCCTGGGCAG GTCCATGGTGGAGAAGAATCCCCGATACAATCCATCCCTCTTCAGGCTCCTCTTCCAGATCCTGCAGGAGGGGAGTCACGAGAGCCTGGTCCCCACCATGACCTTCTTCACTGAG CTTCTTCAGAGTTCGGACTTGGCGGCCTTGGTGGACGAGTCCATCATCGGCTTGATCGAGAGCTGGATGGAGGCCAGAGACCCTGCCATCCACCAGCTGACGCTGCGGGCCATGGCGAATCTGGGCCTGCACCAAAATACG GAGGGCTACCTCCTGGAGCTGCAGCCTGTGGTGTTGAGCTGCTGCTACTCCAACCCGGAGACCACCACACGGGAAGCCTTGGCAGTGCTCAGACACATCATCCGCGTGGCCGACCCTCGCGGCCGGGCCCTGCGCACTCTGGAGATCGCCGTCGCCCTGCACCCCTTCTTCGACGGT gaatcagaggatctgcgcCTAACAGCCATTGAGACCTTTGGGGCTCTCATGGAACGGCTGAGGGGTCTCTATTTGGAGCCACGACTGCGACGGCAGGTCCTCAGCAGCCTGGTGCCCCTGGTTCTCCACCTGGAGGATGAGAATGTGTGTGTGGCTCAG GAGTGTAGGCTGGCCCTCCTCCACATCGCAGATGTGCTGTTTTGGGCGAAGCTCAGGCGGGTGCTGACCCAGGTGTCGGCCCAGGGAGCCGTGTGGAGAGTCAGTGAGTCCCTG ctggaggaggggaagaggacggCCCGCCTGTTCCTGAGCCAGACTCTCGGCTTCTTCACCCACTCCCAGGCCTCGATCCGCCGGGTGGCCGTGTGGTTTGTTG GTCTCACGATCCGGCACTTGGACGTCCAGGATGAAGGGGAGCTAGAGCGCGTCTTCGTGG CTCTGCGACGGCTGCAGGGAGACCCCGATCTAGCAGTCAGCTGCCTCGCCTCCCAGACCCTCCTCATCCTGGAGGCCCGAGAGAAACAGCCACCCTGCTGCAGGGGACTGGCCGGCGGCTTCTCCCTTAGGAGACCTTCATGA
- the LOC119930812 gene encoding maestro heat-like repeat-containing protein family member 6 isoform X4, with the protein MADASGAEDDPDSMSPEIELVVGAPQVRSEPGSSEEADPPAPSVDQPEEPAQPTPTILDDSQTFSPELSSEEKAALDFIETFLKSENQDETSKLGFLKSVSLLCQEEGVIQGHLESFCSKEVLVQTLQALILQEMDNFLPSPVLPQTLLCIADLSQVKPGLNPLQKQSLIQTVNALSTLLNALLEENSKLNMLVVQDIVEVTLPWLTSDKVHERARAVGTLAQMLKFVDHYPVLKHMDLFSMAGKLTGSLSLCCIDLSQEICLWSSQALSYFFSIITRQRYKSLKTKRIDHWRVMRDCEFQKNLHSDWFSNTEDVVLLFQKFLSPEERADMILVVTESMTDASRHNSWVADMILHVVLKPPLPRIGKVPELVRAINAHLQNISFPWIQKDMQKIFHLLTQRHPEGVIWTLMEYQDLDEQELWRILASNAKTNQEVLSVLKKKLWTAQAHEKGEGDSGEPLQLTTIQATGALSKLLLQVGCRREVPAFYPTLLVALISQLSFLVASENSEKSQEQQGEPASLELMSCTLQVLKTLIRCVGNGDQVTYVQLHGGWNLLSSRQSHLKGISLLGRSMVEKNPRYNPSLFRLLFQILQEGSHESLVPTMTFFTELLQSSDLAALVDESIIGLIESWMEARDPAIHQLTLRAMANLGLHQNTEGYLLELQPVVLSCCYSNPETTTREALAVLRHIIRVADPRGRALRTLEIAVALHPFFDGESEDLRLTAIETFGALMERLRGLYLEPRLRRQVLSSLVPLVLHLEDENVCVAQFVAPSHLCGNPSPALSVLQECRLALLHIADVLFWAKLRRVLTQVSAQGAVWRVSESLLEEGKRTARLFLSQTLGFFTHSQASIRRVAVWFVGLTIRHLDVQDEGELERVFVALRRLQGDPDLAVSCLASQTLLILEAREKQPPCCRGLAGGFSLRRPS; encoded by the exons ATGGCAGATGCCTCCGGGGCAGAAGATGACCCGGACTCCATGTCCCCGGAGAT AGAGCTGGTAGTGGGGGCTCCCCAGGTGAGGTCAGAGCCCGGGTCCTCTGAGGAGGCCGACCCACCAGCCCCCAGCGTAGATCAGCCAGAGGAACCAGCCCAGCCGACTCCCACCATCTTGGATGACTCTCAGACCTTCAGCCCTG AGTTATCCTCAGAAGAGAAGGCAGCGTTGGACTTCATCGAGACCTTTCTCAAGTCTGAGAATCAG GATGAAACCAGCAAACTCGGTTTCCTGAAGTCAGTCAGCCTCTTGTGCCAGGAAGAGGGAGTCATCCAGGGCCATCTCGAGAGCTTCTGCAGTAAAGAGGTTCTGGTCCAGACACTTCAG GCTCTGATCCTGCAAGAGATGGATAACTTTCTGCCCAGCCCGGTGCTACCACAAACTTTGCTTTGCATTGCTGATCTCAG TCAGGTGAAGCCTGGCCTGAACCCCCTCCAGAAACAGAGCCTGATCCAA ACTGTGAATGCTCTGAGTACACTGCTGAATGCTCTGTTGGAGGAGAATTCGAAACTGAACATGCTCGTGGTGCAGGACATTGTGGAG GTCACCCTGCCCTGGTTGACCTCTGATAAGGTCCATGAGCGAGCCCGAGCTGTGGGCACCCTCGCCCAAATGCTGAAATTTGTCGACCATTACCCTGTGCTGAAG CACATGGACTTGTTCAGCATGGCCGGGAAGCTGACGGGCTCCCTCAGTCTTTGCTGCATAGACCTGAGCCAGGAGATCTGCTTGTggtcttcccaagcactgagttatTTCTTCAGCATCATCACCAGGCAGCGGT ATAAGTCTCTGAAGACCAAGCGGATAGACCACTGGAGAGTCAtgagagactgtgagttccagaaGAACCTCCACTCCGATTGGTTCTCCAACACAGAAGATGTTGTCCTG CTCTTTCAGAAATTCCTGAgcccagaggagagggcagatatgATTCTTGTAGTCACAGAAAGCATGACAGACGCCAGCCGACACAACAGCTGGGTGGCCGACATGATCCTGCATGTGGTGCTGAAGCCACCGCTACCCAGAATCGGGAAG GTGCCAGAGTTGGTCCGAGCCATTAATGCTCACCTGCAGAATATCAGCTTTCCCTGGATCCAGAAGGATATGCAGAAGATTTTTCATTTGCTGACTCAGAGGCACCCAGAAGGAGTTATCTGGACCCTAATGGAATACCAGGACTTGGATGAACA GGAGCTATGGAGGATCCTGGCATCAAATGCAAAGACAAACCAGGAGGTCCTGAGTGTTCTGAAGAAGAAACTGTGGACAGCCCAGGCCcatgagaagggagaaggggactcTGGAGAGCCGCTCCAGCTGACCACCATACAG gctaCTGGAGCCCTGTCCAAGCTGTTGCTGCAGGTTGGCTGCCGCCGGGAGGTGCCTGCCTTCTACCCAACCCTGCTGGTGGCCCTCATCTCCCAGCTGTCCTTCCTGGTGGCCAGCGAGAACAGTGAGAAGTCCCAGGAGCAGCAGGGAGAGCCTGCCAGCCTGGAGctcatgag CTGCACCCTGCAGGTCCTGAAGACTTTGATTCGTTGTGTCGGCAATGGCGACCAGGTGACCTACGTCCAGCTGCATGGGGGCTGGAACCTGCTATCCAGCCGCCAGAGCCACTTGAAAGGCATCTCACTCCTGGGCAG GTCCATGGTGGAGAAGAATCCCCGATACAATCCATCCCTCTTCAGGCTCCTCTTCCAGATCCTGCAGGAGGGGAGTCACGAGAGCCTGGTCCCCACCATGACCTTCTTCACTGAG CTTCTTCAGAGTTCGGACTTGGCGGCCTTGGTGGACGAGTCCATCATCGGCTTGATCGAGAGCTGGATGGAGGCCAGAGACCCTGCCATCCACCAGCTGACGCTGCGGGCCATGGCGAATCTGGGCCTGCACCAAAATACG GAGGGCTACCTCCTGGAGCTGCAGCCTGTGGTGTTGAGCTGCTGCTACTCCAACCCGGAGACCACCACACGGGAAGCCTTGGCAGTGCTCAGACACATCATCCGCGTGGCCGACCCTCGCGGCCGGGCCCTGCGCACTCTGGAGATCGCCGTCGCCCTGCACCCCTTCTTCGACGGT gaatcagaggatctgcgcCTAACAGCCATTGAGACCTTTGGGGCTCTCATGGAACGGCTGAGGGGTCTCTATTTGGAGCCACGACTGCGACGGCAGGTCCTCAGCAGCCTGGTGCCCCTGGTTCTCCACCTGGAGGATGAGAATGTGTGTGTGGCTCAG TTTGTGGCCCCATCCCATCTGTGTGGGAACccctcccctgctctttctgtCCTCCAGGAGTGTAGGCTGGCCCTCCTCCACATCGCAGATGTGCTGTTTTGGGCGAAGCTCAGGCGGGTGCTGACCCAGGTGTCGGCCCAGGGAGCCGTGTGGAGAGTCAGTGAGTCCCTG ctggaggaggggaagaggacggCCCGCCTGTTCCTGAGCCAGACTCTCGGCTTCTTCACCCACTCCCAGGCCTCGATCCGCCGGGTGGCCGTGTGGTTTGTTG GTCTCACGATCCGGCACTTGGACGTCCAGGATGAAGGGGAGCTAGAGCGCGTCTTCGTGG CTCTGCGACGGCTGCAGGGAGACCCCGATCTAGCAGTCAGCTGCCTCGCCTCCCAGACCCTCCTCATCCTGGAGGCCCGAGAGAAACAGCCACCCTGCTGCAGGGGACTGGCCGGCGGCTTCTCCCTTAGGAGACCTTCATGA
- the LOC119930812 gene encoding maestro heat-like repeat-containing protein family member 7 isoform X5: MLVVQDIVEVTLPWLTSDKVHERARAVGTLAQMLKFVDHYPVLKHMDLFSMAGKLTGSLSLCCIDLSQEICLWSSQALSYFFSIITRQRYKSLKTKRIDHWRVMRDCEFQKNLHSDWFSNTEDVVLLFQKFLSPEERADMILVVTESMTDASRHNSWVADMILHVVLKPPLPRIGKVPELVRAINAHLQNISFPWIQKDMQKIFHLLTQRHPEGVIWTLMEYQDLDEQELWRILASNAKTNQEVLSVLKKKLWTAQAHEKGEGDSGEPLQLTTIQATGALSKLLLQVGCRREVPAFYPTLLVALISQLSFLVASENSEKSQEQQGEPASLELMSCTLQVLKTLIRCVGNGDQVTYVQLHGGWNLLSSRQSHLKGISLLGRSMVEKNPRYNPSLFRLLFQILQEGSHESLVPTMTFFTELLQSSDLAALVDESIIGLIESWMEARDPAIHQLTLRAMANLGLHQNTEGYLLELQPVVLSCCYSNPETTTREALAVLRHIIRVADPRGRALRTLEIAVALHPFFDGESEDLRLTAIETFGALMERLRGLYLEPRLRRQVLSSLVPLVLHLEDENVCVAQFVAPSHLCGNPSPALSVLQECRLALLHIADVLFWAKLRRVLTQVSAQGAVWRVSESLLEEGKRTARLFLSQTLGFFTHSQASIRRVAVWFVGLTIRHLDVQDEGELERVFVALRRLQGDPDLAVSCLASQTLLILEAREKQPPCCRGLAGGFSLRRPS, from the exons ATGCTCGTGGTGCAGGACATTGTGGAG GTCACCCTGCCCTGGTTGACCTCTGATAAGGTCCATGAGCGAGCCCGAGCTGTGGGCACCCTCGCCCAAATGCTGAAATTTGTCGACCATTACCCTGTGCTGAAG CACATGGACTTGTTCAGCATGGCCGGGAAGCTGACGGGCTCCCTCAGTCTTTGCTGCATAGACCTGAGCCAGGAGATCTGCTTGTggtcttcccaagcactgagttatTTCTTCAGCATCATCACCAGGCAGCGGT ATAAGTCTCTGAAGACCAAGCGGATAGACCACTGGAGAGTCAtgagagactgtgagttccagaaGAACCTCCACTCCGATTGGTTCTCCAACACAGAAGATGTTGTCCTG CTCTTTCAGAAATTCCTGAgcccagaggagagggcagatatgATTCTTGTAGTCACAGAAAGCATGACAGACGCCAGCCGACACAACAGCTGGGTGGCCGACATGATCCTGCATGTGGTGCTGAAGCCACCGCTACCCAGAATCGGGAAG GTGCCAGAGTTGGTCCGAGCCATTAATGCTCACCTGCAGAATATCAGCTTTCCCTGGATCCAGAAGGATATGCAGAAGATTTTTCATTTGCTGACTCAGAGGCACCCAGAAGGAGTTATCTGGACCCTAATGGAATACCAGGACTTGGATGAACA GGAGCTATGGAGGATCCTGGCATCAAATGCAAAGACAAACCAGGAGGTCCTGAGTGTTCTGAAGAAGAAACTGTGGACAGCCCAGGCCcatgagaagggagaaggggactcTGGAGAGCCGCTCCAGCTGACCACCATACAG gctaCTGGAGCCCTGTCCAAGCTGTTGCTGCAGGTTGGCTGCCGCCGGGAGGTGCCTGCCTTCTACCCAACCCTGCTGGTGGCCCTCATCTCCCAGCTGTCCTTCCTGGTGGCCAGCGAGAACAGTGAGAAGTCCCAGGAGCAGCAGGGAGAGCCTGCCAGCCTGGAGctcatgag CTGCACCCTGCAGGTCCTGAAGACTTTGATTCGTTGTGTCGGCAATGGCGACCAGGTGACCTACGTCCAGCTGCATGGGGGCTGGAACCTGCTATCCAGCCGCCAGAGCCACTTGAAAGGCATCTCACTCCTGGGCAG GTCCATGGTGGAGAAGAATCCCCGATACAATCCATCCCTCTTCAGGCTCCTCTTCCAGATCCTGCAGGAGGGGAGTCACGAGAGCCTGGTCCCCACCATGACCTTCTTCACTGAG CTTCTTCAGAGTTCGGACTTGGCGGCCTTGGTGGACGAGTCCATCATCGGCTTGATCGAGAGCTGGATGGAGGCCAGAGACCCTGCCATCCACCAGCTGACGCTGCGGGCCATGGCGAATCTGGGCCTGCACCAAAATACG GAGGGCTACCTCCTGGAGCTGCAGCCTGTGGTGTTGAGCTGCTGCTACTCCAACCCGGAGACCACCACACGGGAAGCCTTGGCAGTGCTCAGACACATCATCCGCGTGGCCGACCCTCGCGGCCGGGCCCTGCGCACTCTGGAGATCGCCGTCGCCCTGCACCCCTTCTTCGACGGT gaatcagaggatctgcgcCTAACAGCCATTGAGACCTTTGGGGCTCTCATGGAACGGCTGAGGGGTCTCTATTTGGAGCCACGACTGCGACGGCAGGTCCTCAGCAGCCTGGTGCCCCTGGTTCTCCACCTGGAGGATGAGAATGTGTGTGTGGCTCAG TTTGTGGCCCCATCCCATCTGTGTGGGAACccctcccctgctctttctgtCCTCCAGGAGTGTAGGCTGGCCCTCCTCCACATCGCAGATGTGCTGTTTTGGGCGAAGCTCAGGCGGGTGCTGACCCAGGTGTCGGCCCAGGGAGCCGTGTGGAGAGTCAGTGAGTCCCTG ctggaggaggggaagaggacggCCCGCCTGTTCCTGAGCCAGACTCTCGGCTTCTTCACCCACTCCCAGGCCTCGATCCGCCGGGTGGCCGTGTGGTTTGTTG GTCTCACGATCCGGCACTTGGACGTCCAGGATGAAGGGGAGCTAGAGCGCGTCTTCGTGG CTCTGCGACGGCTGCAGGGAGACCCCGATCTAGCAGTCAGCTGCCTCGCCTCCCAGACCCTCCTCATCCTGGAGGCCCGAGAGAAACAGCCACCCTGCTGCAGGGGACTGGCCGGCGGCTTCTCCCTTAGGAGACCTTCATGA